Proteins from a single region of Candidatus Zixiibacteriota bacterium:
- a CDS encoding tetratricopeptide repeat protein, translating to MASESRHDQSDTPDPATGTTSNRYILLAVIAVAVVAAVYLLKSNMEPPQSGSTEQSGEVGMTDPDGILMDTTMMQELSHQIEHIRSVLARDSSNFDAWVALGNLYFDSRMAEEAIIHYERALQLRPGDVNVMTDLATMQREAGRPSEAVATLARVVAIDSVHPQSWFNMGVIYAFDLKQPEEAIAAWRKFLALSDSSEHTEAVRREIESLEKNSGK from the coding sequence ATGGCATCTGAATCGAGACACGATCAGTCCGATACACCCGACCCCGCGACGGGCACGACCTCCAACCGCTATATCCTCCTGGCCGTGATCGCCGTGGCCGTTGTGGCGGCGGTCTACCTCCTCAAGTCCAACATGGAGCCGCCCCAGTCGGGTTCAACGGAGCAGTCGGGCGAGGTTGGGATGACCGATCCGGACGGGATACTGATGGACACGACGATGATGCAGGAGCTCTCGCACCAGATCGAGCACATCCGCTCGGTTCTCGCCAGGGACAGCTCGAACTTCGATGCTTGGGTGGCGTTGGGGAATCTCTACTTCGACAGCCGTATGGCCGAAGAGGCCATCATCCACTACGAGCGGGCGCTACAGTTGCGTCCCGGCGATGTGAATGTCATGACCGACCTGGCAACGATGCAGCGCGAAGCCGGACGACCGTCCGAGGCCGTCGCGACCCTCGCCCGCGTGGTCGCCATCGATTCGGTGCATCCGCAATCGTGGTTCAATATGGGCGTGATTTATGCCTTCGATTTGAAACAACCCGAGGAAGCCATCGCCGCCTGGCGCAAGTTTCTTGCCTTAAGCGACAGTTCCGAGCACACCGAGGCCGTCCGCAGAGAAATCGAGAGTCTGGAAAAGAATTCGGGCAAGTAG
- a CDS encoding carboxypeptidase regulatory-like domain-containing protein, whose protein sequence is MHLQDLPRPRRDRRSPTPDNSRRGPATAVADPPAGLQPVDLDHSQSTGTPSENGIRYDAKAREAELIALNAAPPPSRSTTLPPSSKVEARPEAAPSPAADSRPGLADAATSAPSRIPETTQPARPRLAPLPPVEGVKPPSGTARLSGRSLQFPLGAKLTPGEQVVLGGRTYEIRHGHTFTAAFWLKGAALVVLVILAAVGITHMAAGPQGGSITGVVVDRLTSRILPSATLRTADGRQVTTNIAGLYSFDGLTPGQYQLTASAEGYESQTGTVIRPARDNAQLAFALVPLVYDTGSAIAFATRPPAESSPTETEESAPVAYGNVNLNTDFEDYLIFVDDVLYGKNAKKLKRMSAGDHKIVLQLDGYEDYSTSVAVKARSTSTLTVSKSDLVPKVNPLKRAKGHFAEGKSLLDRGLWQAAIEAYDRGLEFDPENAGAIQYRGWAYFKAGNMEKARVDFLAAAQLHRNASRYLDAVACAGHLIDMDPTNPDSYRRRAGFYIALTEYGKAIDDYEQAVKLDKKSFASQLGLGEACFLAGDYRRAAKEFDKARKLADDPFDVYVRLLVSLSRAGEDDQVRKKYKEFSGNAAPERLQKLRNDPEWLRVLQIVDPTVRSQG, encoded by the coding sequence ATGCACTTGCAGGACCTTCCTCGCCCCAGGCGCGATCGTCGCAGTCCGACGCCGGACAACTCACGACGCGGACCGGCCACCGCGGTGGCCGACCCCCCGGCGGGTCTCCAGCCGGTCGACCTGGATCACTCACAATCGACAGGAACTCCATCGGAAAACGGCATCCGCTATGATGCCAAGGCGCGCGAGGCCGAGTTGATAGCGCTCAACGCGGCACCGCCCCCTTCGCGGAGCACAACACTGCCTCCGTCGTCGAAGGTCGAAGCAAGGCCAGAGGCAGCCCCGTCGCCTGCCGCAGATTCAAGGCCCGGGCTGGCTGATGCCGCGACATCCGCGCCCTCACGCATCCCGGAGACCACGCAACCGGCGCGACCGCGCTTGGCACCACTGCCTCCGGTCGAGGGGGTCAAGCCACCGAGCGGAACGGCGCGTCTGTCGGGGCGGTCCTTGCAGTTCCCGTTGGGCGCGAAGCTGACACCCGGGGAGCAAGTGGTCCTCGGCGGCCGCACGTACGAAATCCGCCACGGGCACACATTCACAGCGGCCTTCTGGCTGAAAGGAGCGGCACTCGTGGTTCTCGTTATCCTCGCTGCGGTGGGGATCACCCACATGGCGGCCGGCCCACAGGGCGGTTCGATCACCGGCGTGGTCGTCGATCGACTGACCAGCCGCATTCTCCCCAGTGCCACGCTGCGGACGGCAGACGGAAGACAAGTCACGACCAACATCGCCGGTCTGTATTCGTTCGATGGCCTCACGCCCGGCCAGTACCAGCTCACGGCGTCCGCCGAGGGGTACGAGAGTCAAACCGGGACCGTCATCCGTCCCGCCCGCGATAACGCGCAGTTGGCCTTCGCTCTGGTGCCGCTGGTCTACGACACCGGTTCCGCCATCGCCTTTGCGACCCGTCCGCCGGCGGAGTCCTCCCCAACAGAGACCGAGGAATCGGCCCCCGTCGCCTACGGCAACGTGAACTTGAACACCGACTTTGAGGACTACCTGATCTTCGTTGACGACGTGCTCTACGGCAAGAACGCCAAGAAGCTCAAACGGATGTCGGCAGGCGATCACAAGATCGTGCTCCAGTTGGACGGTTACGAGGACTACTCGACCTCGGTGGCAGTGAAGGCGCGCTCGACCTCCACGTTGACGGTCAGCAAGAGCGACCTTGTACCCAAGGTGAATCCTCTGAAGCGGGCCAAAGGCCACTTTGCCGAAGGCAAGAGTCTGCTGGACCGTGGACTCTGGCAGGCGGCCATCGAGGCATACGATCGGGGTCTGGAATTCGATCCGGAGAATGCGGGGGCGATCCAGTACCGTGGCTGGGCCTACTTCAAGGCGGGGAATATGGAGAAAGCCAGGGTGGACTTCCTGGCGGCGGCGCAGCTCCATCGGAACGCCAGTCGCTACCTCGACGCCGTGGCCTGTGCCGGGCATCTGATCGACATGGATCCGACGAATCCCGATTCCTACCGGCGCCGCGCCGGGTTCTACATTGCTCTCACGGAATATGGCAAGGCGATCGACGACTACGAGCAGGCCGTCAAGCTCGACAAGAAGTCATTCGCCAGTCAATTGGGTTTGGGAGAGGCCTGTTTTCTCGCCGGCGACTATCGTCGCGCCGCCAAGGAGTTTGACAAGGCGCGCAAACTGGCCGATGATCCCTTCGATGTTTATGTCCGCCTGCTCGTGTCGCTGTCGCGTGCCGGGGAAGATGACCAAGTACGCAAGAAGTACAAGGAATTCTCCGGCAACGCGGCTCCCGAGCGCTTGCAGAAGCTGCGCAACGATCCGGAATGGCTGCGGGTGCTTCAAATCGTCGATCCCACCGTCCGATCACAGGGATAG
- a CDS encoding DEAD/DEAH box helicase → MKMARLQEFGIPPAFIERWTATIGPELLDWQADAVRQFDLFGNGSLIVMAPTSSGKTFLAEMAATAALTRRRKVVYVAPLKALVAQKYRRFREVFASPPLGFRVVVSTRDQRADDARLRRGDFDVAVTVYEKWHSLLVTHLDLLATVDLVILDEPQLLGDPKRGPVVAAILDAMAAAAQAPRVLLLTAHLPQAKAVAAYLRAPVQTVHRRPVELRLGVLHEGRFHFREHNSSEIGDEPLPWDTAVPEAERPLVLLNTLAERGERILVFCPSKAECHRRAGALAERRMAGDSLNEDECWQLESGPGLAAPLAGWLTRGVGVHHADLTRHQRALVESLFVGGRISVLFCTGTLAWGIHLPATTVFVDAEKYSGGAYAGRVLPVPLERLEFAGMAGRAGRLGLGRPDQIGRGILWGRTPCEADLLWQAYIAPETDTGGSEPRPYRSPDKSNGFPGAFPAERRLLDWIVSGLTRSLDEARALADRSPFGQDRGGVWQYAPTVGDGVDPWAAALDRLIATGLVCRDGDNHLFPTPRGSMVASSGIGIDTAAAVVRALTACSDFDPALWSAFFSTLPEAADARLMTNVRRCTHGADPIAALWRARFGEEFVAAIERRFVRAPEALTVHFPNAAAQGRAMLTALVLDDWAGGRPTPELEHEFRLPIGRLEPVADTISWIFETTAALATTLPETAFLVADLQRAAFETRHGVRQSASALIEALATILPRQTLLDLIARGWDHPAVLASRAADDLAGLTPGPLIERILQRCRRWVQAQREDRSPSDTNNTPVDSALSTTGGGEVSMSPILCLDGAACRARMSVQLAGRTVMLRAKSFKYLLALAAARLLTRDGWIAKHDIETGENQIKYLYQLRRELSAAGQKADGLIENDGGGHYRLTLPPQAIRFDLPRLLAHDDWDIRSRAEQLAAAGSATAAA, encoded by the coding sequence ATGAAAATGGCGCGGCTGCAGGAGTTCGGCATTCCGCCGGCGTTCATCGAACGGTGGACGGCGACGATCGGGCCGGAGCTGCTCGACTGGCAGGCCGATGCGGTCCGGCAGTTTGATCTGTTCGGCAACGGCAGTCTGATCGTGATGGCGCCGACCTCCTCGGGGAAGACGTTTCTGGCGGAGATGGCGGCGACGGCGGCCTTAACGCGGCGTCGCAAGGTGGTGTATGTCGCGCCGCTCAAGGCGCTGGTGGCGCAGAAATACCGGCGCTTCCGTGAGGTCTTCGCCTCTCCCCCGCTCGGATTCCGCGTGGTGGTGTCGACGCGCGACCAGCGCGCCGACGATGCCCGTCTGCGGCGCGGCGATTTCGATGTCGCGGTGACGGTGTATGAGAAATGGCACAGTCTGCTCGTCACCCATCTCGATTTACTGGCCACGGTCGACTTGGTGATTCTCGATGAGCCGCAACTATTGGGCGATCCCAAGCGCGGCCCGGTGGTGGCGGCGATTCTGGATGCGATGGCCGCGGCGGCCCAGGCGCCGCGTGTGCTGCTTCTGACCGCGCATCTGCCGCAGGCAAAGGCGGTGGCGGCGTACCTGCGCGCGCCGGTTCAAACCGTGCATCGCCGTCCGGTGGAGCTGCGCCTGGGTGTTCTGCATGAAGGCCGTTTTCATTTCCGGGAGCACAACTCCAGCGAGATCGGTGATGAACCCCTCCCCTGGGATACCGCCGTGCCGGAAGCCGAACGACCATTGGTGCTCCTCAATACGCTGGCAGAGCGCGGTGAACGGATTCTCGTGTTTTGTCCCTCGAAGGCGGAGTGCCACCGTCGGGCCGGTGCGCTGGCCGAACGGCGGATGGCGGGTGATTCTCTCAACGAGGATGAGTGTTGGCAATTGGAGAGCGGGCCGGGATTGGCGGCGCCCCTGGCCGGATGGCTGACGCGCGGCGTCGGCGTGCATCATGCTGATCTGACGCGCCATCAGCGGGCACTGGTCGAATCGCTGTTTGTGGGCGGGCGGATATCGGTTCTCTTCTGCACCGGGACGCTCGCTTGGGGAATCCATCTGCCGGCGACGACGGTCTTTGTCGATGCGGAGAAGTACTCCGGCGGTGCCTATGCCGGTCGGGTTCTCCCTGTTCCCCTCGAACGACTCGAATTCGCCGGGATGGCGGGACGTGCCGGTCGCCTCGGGTTGGGACGACCCGATCAGATCGGACGCGGGATTCTCTGGGGCCGCACACCCTGCGAGGCCGATCTGTTGTGGCAGGCGTACATCGCGCCGGAGACGGACACGGGCGGGTCTGAGCCCCGCCCCTACAGGAGCCCCGACAAAAGCAACGGCTTCCCCGGCGCATTTCCGGCGGAACGGCGTCTTCTGGATTGGATCGTTTCCGGGCTGACACGGTCGCTCGACGAGGCGCGAGCGTTGGCCGATCGTTCCCCCTTTGGCCAGGATCGTGGGGGCGTATGGCAATACGCCCCTACGGTTGGAGATGGCGTCGATCCCTGGGCCGCCGCACTCGACCGCCTGATCGCAACCGGATTGGTATGCCGGGACGGCGACAACCATCTCTTTCCCACGCCGCGTGGATCGATGGTGGCGTCATCCGGGATCGGCATCGACACGGCGGCCGCAGTCGTGCGGGCGTTGACGGCATGCAGCGATTTCGATCCGGCGCTGTGGTCGGCGTTTTTCTCCACTCTGCCCGAGGCCGCCGACGCCCGTCTGATGACCAATGTGCGGCGCTGTACCCACGGCGCCGACCCGATCGCGGCGTTGTGGCGGGCACGTTTCGGCGAGGAATTCGTGGCGGCGATCGAGCGCCGTTTCGTCCGGGCACCCGAGGCGCTCACGGTCCACTTCCCCAATGCCGCTGCGCAGGGGCGGGCGATGTTGACGGCGCTGGTTCTGGATGACTGGGCGGGCGGCCGTCCCACACCCGAACTGGAGCATGAGTTCCGGTTGCCGATCGGACGCCTCGAACCGGTGGCGGACACGATCTCGTGGATTTTCGAGACGACGGCGGCGCTGGCGACGACGCTCCCCGAGACGGCGTTCCTCGTTGCCGATCTGCAGCGCGCGGCCTTCGAGACCCGCCACGGTGTGCGTCAAAGCGCATCGGCGCTGATCGAGGCGCTGGCGACGATTCTGCCGCGTCAGACGCTGCTCGATTTGATCGCGCGCGGCTGGGATCACCCGGCGGTGCTGGCGTCACGCGCCGCCGACGATCTGGCCGGTCTGACGCCGGGGCCGCTCATTGAGCGCATCCTGCAGCGCTGCCGTCGCTGGGTGCAGGCACAGAGAGAAGACAGATCCCCATCAGATACAAACAACACACCGGTTGACTCCGCCTTGTCCACGACCGGCGGAGGGGAGGTTTCCATGTCACCCATTCTATGTCTCGACGGTGCCGCCTGCCGGGCCCGCATGTCGGTGCAACTGGCCGGGCGGACGGTGATGCTGCGCGCCAAGAGCTTCAAGTACCTGCTGGCGCTGGCGGCGGCGCGCTTGTTGACGCGCGACGGCTGGATCGCCAAGCACGACATCGAGACGGGCGAGAATCAAATCAAGTACCTCTACCAGTTACGACGCGAGTTGAGCGCTGCCGGACAGAAAGCCGACGGGTTGATCGAGAACGACGGCGGCGGGCACTATCGCCTGACGTTGCCGCCGCAGGCGATCCGTTTCGATCTACCGCGGTTGTTGGCGCATGACGATTGGGACATCCGGTCGCGCGCGGAGCAGTTGGCCGCGGCGGGGTCGGCCACCGCGGCGGCGTAA